The Gammaproteobacteria bacterium region ATTTCTGGCCGTCAACAAGCGCTACACGCAACTCTTCGGGTTGAGTTGCGTTAAACAACATTCTTTTCATATTGTAAATTCTCTCTGCGCTCAACCGCATAACGTGGAAAGGTCACTAAGCGGGCAGGCTTTGGGAGCAGTCTCCTCAAGCTTCGCTGGTCCTCACACGTCGGGGGAGCGCTTTATCTGTTATATAATCGAAAAACGAACAGTGTGATATACACGTGTTCAAAATCTGTCCCGAGTTCACACAACGAACTCTAAAGAAGCTTTATTTTTTACTCAGTTCTAAATCCTAAACACAGGTATCTGCGATCGTATTGCTGCTGTGCCATAGGCCGCGTTAGGGGACATCCAGGCAACTTGGGGCTAACTATAGCTTATTGCAAGCAGCAAGCCTATAGCACTTATACCTATATAGTACCTACTGAATATAGCAGTGTAATTAATAGTGTTCAAATATATGATTAAACTATTAATATTGCAATAATATACGCAAATGAAAAAATTGTCTGTAGTTAATTCCAATAACCCTCAATTTATTACGGTGAATGAAGAGGAGGAGGCTCAACGAATTGATAATTATTTGATCAAATTGTTGAAAAACGTCCCCAAAAGTCATATCTACCGTATATTGCGCAAGGGTGAGGTGCGAGTGAACAAGGGCCGAGTAAAAGCGGCTTATCGCATCCAAGTGGGTGATATTGTTCGAATACCTCCAATTAAATTGCAGATTACCCCGGTGGTCACGGCGGGCGTTAAACAACTGGCTTGGATAGATTCCAGCATTGTTTACGAGGATAGTAAGCTCCTGATCATCAATAAACCATCCGGTTTGGCGGTCCACGGAGGCAGTGGAATCAGTTTAGGGGTGATTGAATGCCTGCGTCAGGCGCGCCCGGATGCACCGCTTTTGGAGTTGGTGCACCGTTTGGATCGAGAAACCTCCGGTTGCTTGCTGATCGCGAAGAAACGCAGCGCGTTACGCTATCTGCATCAATTGTTTCAGACCAATCAGATCCAAAAAACATATGTGGCCTTGGTGCAAGGGCCGTGGTCCGGTGGTGTCCAGCACGTCAAAGCGGCATTAACCAAGAATATGCTCAGTTCCGGTGAACGTATCGTTCGAGTAGATGCCCAAGGTAAACAGGCACATAGTATTTTTGAGCCGCTAGAGGTTTTTAAGAATTCCACCTTAGTTCGGGTCCGGCTCAAAACGGGTAGAACCCATCAGATCCGGGTACACGCCTCTCACATTGGCCATCCTATTGCAGGGGATGAGAAGTACGGGGATAAGGAATTTAATAAGATAATGAAACAACATCATGTTAAGCGCTTGTTTTTACACGCGCAAAGCCTGCGGTTTATTCACCCGGATACGGACGAGGTGCTACTTGTGGAAGCACCATTACACACCGATTTAACAACAGTGCTTGAAGATTTGCAGAGGACCTAATGGCAGTTGGATACGAATTACTCATATTTGATTGGGATGGCACACTAATTGATTCGGAAAAAAACATTATTCGCTGCATGCAGTTGGCTTTGGAGGATATTGGAGCACAAACCCGTGAGCCGGATGCCATCAGCCATATTATTGGTTTGGGTTTAGCGGAAGCCATAGAAGCCTTGTGTCCGGAATTAAAACCGGCGCAACGATCACAACTGGTGGAACGCTACCGTTATCATTTTCTAAGCAGTGAACCGTCAGAACCGTTTGCCGGAGTGGCAGTTACCTTGAACGCGCTGGTCGATCGCGGCTATTACTTGGCGGTGGCCACCGGCAAGGGGCGAGTGGGACTGGACAAGGCTTTGGCAGAGACAGGGTTTAAACCCCATTTTCATGTCACGCGATGCGCCGATGAAACGCGATCCAAACCACATCCGCAAATGGTGCTGGAGATTATGGACTTTGTGGGTGTGGATGCTCATCAAGCTCTGATGATCGGCGATACAGTGTATGACCTGGATATGGCGACGAATGCCGGGATGGATTCAGCCGCGGTTTTATATGGAGTGCACGCAGCGGAAAAGTTGCAGGCGTGTAATCCAATAGTTTGTTTACAGAGCATGACGGAATTGTTGCCCTGGCTCGAGCAAAGGGCGTAGCGTTATGTTCCTTAGCCGGGTCTGATGCGTATTTGACAAGAGGTTTCAACTAGAGGTTAGCCAATGAGTGATTTGGAAAGAAACGAGGGTGGGCTTGCAAGGCCGGATCCGCAAAACAATTCGCAAACACAAAACCCGGCAAGCGACGTATCGCCGGACTGGGAACGGGATTTACTCAACCGCCTGGCATTTGCCTCGGTCAACGAACAAAGGCGGGCGCGGCGCTGGGGGATCTTTTTTAAATCGTTGACGTTCTTATATTTACTGATGTTTTTTCTGGTAATGCCCGGGGACTGGAAAAGTCCCGATTCCAGCAAAGAACACACGGCGCTGGTTCAGGTGGAAGGGGTTATTGGGCCGGATTCAGAAGCCAGCGCGGACATTATTATCGGCGGATTACGTGCTGCGTTTAAGAATAAAAATTCCAAAGCCGTGATATTACGGATTAACAGTCCCGGCGGTAGCCCGGTGCAATCCGGTTATGTGTATGATGAAATCAAACGATTGCGCAAGAAATATCAGGACAAAAAACTTTACGCCGTGATCACCGATATGTGCGCTTCCGGCGGCTATTATATTGCGGCCGCGGCCGACGAAATATACGCCGACAAAGCCAGTCTGGTTGGTTCCATTGGGGTGTTGATTAACAGTTTTGGCTTTGTAGATGCCATGAAGAAACTGGGCGTGGAGCGACGGATGTACACGGCTGGAAAAAACAAGGGAATTCTGGATCCCTTTTCTCCAGTGAAACCATCAGATCGCAAGCATATCGACAAAATGTTACAGGGTATTCATCAGCAGTTTATTCAAAGCGTAAAAGACGGTCGTGGCGATAAGCTGAAACAGAGCCCCGAACTGTTTTCCGGCCTGTTTTGGAACGGCGATGAGGGCGTCAAGCTGGGTTTAGTCGACGCCTTGGGTAGCAGCAGTTACGTCGCCCGTGAAGTGGTGGGGGCTGAGAAAATCGTCAATTACACACCGAGGTCGGATTTTCTGGAGCGTTTTGCCGATCGATTGGGTGCCTCCTTCGCAAAAATGATGGTGCAGTTGGTGGGGACAGGCGCTCAAAGTGCGGATCTGTTCTGATCGGGTTTGAGCCGGTACAGGGCTTCGCATTGGCGATTCAAGCTTTGCCGTAACTTTGCCGGTTTAAACACCGGCCGCCAGCTCCAAAGCCTGCTGTAATGCCTGTCGGGGTGTATAAAAGTGCGGTGAAAAACGAATTCCGCCACCGCGAATGGCACAGACAACATTATTATCCGTTAGATGCCGGAAAACGCTTTCCGTATTTGCGTGTACATGACGGAAACTGACTATCCCGGAGAGGTGCTCCTGTTCCGGGGTGAGCAGTTGCAGAGTGTCGCTGTTAAGGATGAAATCCATGGCATAGCGACTGTTTGCCACAACGTCGGATTCCACCGCTTCCAACCCATATTGTAAAAGCAATGAAAGGCTGGCATCCAAGGCATGGATACCCAGCATATTGGGGCTGCCGCATTCAAAGCGTCGTGCGCTGCTCGCCGCTTGCCACTGGGTCTGATCGAAATTGAGAAAATCTTCCGTCATATGCCAACCAAATTGATGCAGCTTCAGTTGTGAAATGAGTGATTCCCGGCAATAAAAAAAGGCCAGGCCTTCCGGGCCCAGCATCCACTTATGTCCGTCTGCCATGGCAAAATCGATATGGTCTGCTTCCACATCAAACTGTAGAGCGCCAACGGATTGTATGGCGTCAACACAAAACAAAATCTCATGTTGACGACAATGTGCGCCTATGGTTCTTAGGTTGGGCTTTAAGCCGTTGCTGTATTGTACCGAACTGATGGATACCAGACGGGTGTTGTCATTGCATTGGTCGATAATCCGTTGCGCGGCATCGGTTCCGTCCTTGCTTTCACTTAAGGTGGCATAACGTGTTTGTACGCCGTAGCGGTGTAGTGATTCCCACACAATACGATTGGACGGAAATTCCATATCGCTTATGACAACATTGTCACCCGGTTGCCAGTCTAAACCGTAGGCGACCACAGATAGGGCTTCAGAGGTGTTTTTTAATAGAGCAACATCGTCCGTATTGGGGGCGTGGATTAAGGTTTGTATTTTACGTCGCAGTTCCCATTCCGTCTCCATCCAGCGTGGGTAATTTTTGGCTCCTACAAAGAGATTTTCCTGGGCAAAATCACACACTGCTTTTCGGGTTCTTTCCGGCCAGGGTGCTACCGCGGCGTGGTTTAAATAAATCAGTGACTGGTTTAACAAAAATTCATCTTCCAAGTGCATGATATTTCACTTTAAGTAGGTTGATAAGTTATTTAAAAACAGATAATTAATAATCAATGCTAATGTGAATAATTGAGTTTAAGCACAGGGGCTTTTTCTATATAATTGTTATTATAAGGTACGATAACGTAACAATCGTCATTGAAAAGTGGTTTGTACCTGATTTTCACGCAAAACTGCGTGTTACTGCTGCCGTGTCTCGTTGCGGGAGTAACCATTGGGCCGGAGCTGCGGTTCAAAAACATCAGTTCACAGCATCCGTGTGTGACAAACGTGAGTTTGGTTTTATGTTATTTTCTGGCAAATGGAAAATTGAGCACCGCTTTCGAACCCAGTCAATGTTTCCGGGGGGTGGTGTATATATGTCCCAAGCGTCCAGTTTGTCCAGTCGTCGCTTGATCCGCCTGCTTGTCCTGTGCCTGGGAGCCGGACTGATGCTTCCCGTTTCAGCCAATGTTCCCGATAAACCTGTAGAACGCCGGCACTTTGAAGATGCCGTAGTAGCATTGGAAGACGACAACCTGGAGTTGTTCCGACAATTGGCGGAAAAGAATAGGAACTATGTTCTTTATCCCTATCTGCAATACTATGAACTCCGTAAGCGGGTGGAGCAGGCGGAGGCGAAGGAGATCAGGGGGTTTCTGGATAAATACCGGGATTTACCTTTCAGCTCCGCATTACGTGCGCAGTGGTTGTCCCATCTGGCTAAAACTAAAAACTGGAGCTTGTATCGTCAGTTTTATACCGATCAGGTACGCAACGATTTACAGTGCCATCACTTTACGGCATCTCTGGCCGACACACTAAGTAAAAAGCAATTACAGCAGGTGCTGGATCGTGCTGAAAAGCAGTGGCTCAATGGGCATAAGGACAGAGCCGAATGCAAACCTATATTTGAAGCTTTACAGTCCTACGGTCGAATCACTACAGCGTTGCGCTGGCAACGGATTGAGTTGGCCATGAAAGTGGGTAATCTCAAACTGGCCGGGCAATTGTCCGAACCATTTGGCAGCAGAGATAAAAAGTTGGTTCGTTTGTGGCAGGAAGTTTACAAGAAGCCCGAAAAACTTTTTACGCATCGAGAAATGCGGCGTAATAGTCTGGTGAAAAGAAAAATAGCTTTTCACGGCATTCAACGTTTGGCGAAGCGCGATGTAGAAGCGGCCGGAAAATTGTGGAACACAGCCAAACGCCGGTTTCCCTTTGAAAAAGATCAAAAGCTGGAGATGGCCCGGTTTCTGGCTTTAAGGGCGGCCTATCAGTCCAAACCCAATGCTTTGAAGCTGTTGAAACAGTTGCCTCAGGATGTATCCGATTTCTCCGATAAACAATTACGGGCGCGGGTTGCACTGAAACATCAGAACTGGACAGAATTGATGGGGGCGATCAAGGCAATGGCGTCTGTCAGTAAGGAAGCTAAGTGGCAATACTGGCAGGCCAGGGCTTGGGAGCAATTGGGTCAAAAGGATAAGGCTATATCCCAGTTTGAGCGCTTAGCCACCCAAACCAATTACTATGGTTTTTTGTCTGCGGACCGTGTGAAGAAACCGTATCAGATTACCTCGGAGCCGCTGCGTCGGGATGAGGCCGCACTGGCTATGTTACGCAAGGATCCGGGCGTGCAACGCACCAAAGAGTTGTACGCGCTTGACCGCATTACCGAAGCGCGACGCGAATGGAACCAGGTAATTGCCAAACTGGATGAAAACTTGACCAAATTGGCCGCTTTGTTAGCTCATGATTGGCAATGGCACGATAATGCTATTCTTACCGTCGCTAAAACCGGCCACCGAAAGGATTTGAACTTACGATTTCCCACTCCGTTTCGCGACCTTATTTACGAGACCGCAGAGAGTTACGGTTTGGATCCGGAGTGGGTTTATGGTGTTACGCGACGAGAAAGCGCATTCAATACCTATGCTCGATCCAGTGCGGGCGCTATGGGGCTGATGCAGATACTACCGAGCACAGCTCGTATCCAATCCAAATCTCTGGGCATGGCAAAGCCCAGTTATAAGGATTTGTTTGAAAGTGAACGCAACATCGTGTTGGGCAGTTCCTATTTGAACAAAATGCTGCAACGTTTTTCCGGCAATCAGGTGGTGGCCACAGCAGCCTACAATGCCGGACCCAATCGTGTATCCAAATGGTTACCTAAAGACGGTGACAAGGTGGAAGCCGACATTTGGGTGGATACCATTCCTTACAAAGAGACCCGAGAGTACGTCAGAGCAGTGATGGCCTATGCTGTCATTTTTGAGTGGCGCTTAAATCAAACCATAACACCCTTACATAAGCGCATGGAAAATTTCTAATCCATTCCTGACCTTTAGAGATTATATAAAGCGGTTCAACCAAGTCTCGTGTGACCCCCAATTGGTGATTCGAAGCTCACCGCCATTGGATACGTATTCCAACAATATGGCTTTTTCACGCTTGGACAATTTGCGCATATCCTCTTCACCACGACTGTTTAAGTAAATAGTTTTGTATTGGTGGATGTCCGCCTTATTATCGCCGTTGCTGTCACTGAATAGTGAGGATAGAGTGGGAAACAGTAGTTCGTGCTCATATTCGTTAAGTTGGTAGTAGTCGAAAAAGCGCCGAACTAAGTGAGGATCTTGGAAAGGGCTATGGTCTCCTTGCCGGCTGATGTGCTCGAAGGGATTGAATAAATCCATGACAATGGCAATTTTATTACGCGTCAGTTCCGGATTTTGCAACGTCAGCCGACCCAGGTCTGTGCTCAGGTCATCCAGCGACAATAGAATGCTCGTAGCGTGTTGGCCACGATCGATGGATAATTGCAGCGGCAGACTGACAGAGCCCAATATTTGTAAATGAAACCGGCCGTCAGCATCGGTACAGGTGTAGGAGTAGAACGCTTGCTGGGGCTTGCGGCAGGCGCCGCTGGCGATACTGATGGAGCCTAGCTGATAGTCGGACAGGGTTTTCTTTTTGCTGGATTTGGATTTGGGTTTGGGAATGAAAACGGTGGCCGATGCCACGGGATTTCCATTGCGATCCACCACTTGCCCTCGCACGTATTGCAATAAGCGGTCAATATCCGGGAGCGCCAAGGGGGCGGCAAAATGTTCAGGTGCAGGAGCTTGTTGGGATATTCCGGCGCAACCGCTGAACAGCAGCGTTGCAGACAACAGCAAACTGAATTTACGGCTAAGGCGGCACATGGTCGTGGCTCCTTCCCTCGGAGTGTTAATTCCCGTCAGTGTATCAGAATCAGGTCAAGTTATGAACACTTCTTACGCTTCGCTTCAAATTATGAGGATTAGGTTAAAAATTAATCAAAGCATAAAAGCGTGTAAAAACAAAGAAATGCCTTATGACAATAGCTGCGAGTCGACTACACTATAGACTATAGTGCAGTGTGCAGGTTTTCCAAGAAAAATTTGTTTTTTTGTTGATACAAAGCAAATGTATGAATCCCATAGTCTATAAAATCGTGGTCACAGTCATTGCTCTGCTAATCAGTGCTGCAGCAGGCTTGGGTTTGTTGGATCATTTTGGTGAGCGTTATACCGAACAAGCCTTTGAACGGGCAATTATCACATTCGGTGTTGCCAGGGGACTTAATGCCGTCATTTCCGTGGCTCAGGGAACGGAAGTGGCCATTCACCCGGCAGGGTTTGGTGTCAATTTTACGCCAGGACAAATCCTCGATCCCATCAATGACCTTATCGAACAATTTTCGTGGGTAATGTTGGCAAGCAGTGCATCTTTGGGGATTCAAAAAATATTCCTGTCTATCTGTTCATCCTGGCCGGTGACGCTGACGTTGATGGTGCTACTGCTGGTGTGGTTGTGGGGTGTTTGGCGCTCCGTGTTCCCTGTGGCGCCTGGGCGTTGGCTCACTTCCGCCTTATTGATTTTATTGTTTATACGTTTTTCCGTTCCTGTCGCAGCCATTGCCGGTGAAGTGTTCTACCGATATTTCTTGTCAGAGCAATACCAGGAAGCTACACAACAACTGGAGCAAACTAAGGAAGCCATCAGTTCATTGAATGCGAATTTTCAAAATTTCCCGGAACCGCAAGGGATGTTGGACAGAGCTAAGGGCTGGTTTGACTCCGCAATGAATTTGATGGATTTGGATCGCAGGCTAGAGGCCTACAAGCAGGCGGCAACCGATGCCAGTCGCCATGCCATCAACCTAACCGTAGTATTCCTGATTCAAACGGTCATTTTTCCCATTCTGTTTCTTTGGGTTATCTACCGTTTTCTGCGAAATTTTTCCCTCTTCAGGCAGTGACCCCTTGTGACCTTTATGGTAATGTAAAAACCGATTGTCTCCGGACAGCCGTGATAAACAAAAGTAATTCTTACAAAAACTATAACCTATAACAAGGCATACGATTGCCAAACAGCTCTTATCAGAGGCTGTATAAGGAGGAACTATGTCCGCCAGGCACCCTATAATTGCCATTACGGGGTCTTCGGGATTGGGTACTACGGTGACCCAAAATGCTTTTACGGATATTTTTCGTAGATTGGGTATCAATGCTTCGTATGTATTGGGTAACGGTTTTAGACGCTATGAGGCAGATCAGGTGGTGGAAGAATTTAAGGCTGCCGCAGCCGCCGGTCGCCCAATCAGCCACTTTGGGCCTGAAACCAATCTCTTCGATCGTCTGGAAAGTTTGTTTCGTGAGTATGCCCGAAAAGGTACCGGGCTAAGTCGCGAGTATATTGCAAACGAAGAACAATCAGTCCGATTTGGGCGACCCATCGGAACCTATTCGAATTGGGAGGATATACCCACGGGGGACTTATTGTTTTACGAAGGGCAACATGGTGCTTGCATCGAGGCGACCTGGTCCATGCGTAGCATGAGTGCTTCGCACAATCCCGTTGTGATCAATGAACGACACAAATTGGATGTAAGACAGGATGCGGGCGTCGATATTGCTCGCTGGGTAGATTTGCTTATTGGGATTGTTCCCTGCGTTAACATGGAATGGATTGAAAAAATTCACCGCGACGGCAAGACCCGACAACGTTCAGCTGATGAGGTGACCACCAGTATTTTACGTCGCTTGCCGGACTACGTTCGTTATATTACACCTCAGTTTTCATTGACCGATATTAACTTCCAACGTGTACCATTGGTGGATACATCGAATCCGTTTATTTCCCTGGATGTTCCCGGTCACGATGAATCACTGGTGGTGATTCGATTTCGGGAACCCTATCGCTATGACTTTCCCAGGTTGCTGAATTTAATTGACAAGGCCTATATGTCGCGTCCCAACACCATGGTCATACCGGGTGGTGAAATGGAAAATGCCATAGATGTGATTTGCACGCCATTGGTTCAGGAACTGATGGAGAAAAAACGCCAACAGGAGATGGTGTAAGGTTCTTCAGACCATCGTTAAAAGATAAACAAGGTCATTTTCATACTCGGGTGTACAGTGCATTCAATATCCACGACGCCTTTACTCTTAAATTGCAGTGATCGCATCATGCCGGGTTTAAATTTTCCCAGGTCAAACTGAAACTCTTCTGTTTGACTGATAATATTGTGGACCACACTGTCGGAATTACGAAATGTCAACGTGTCTCCCGGCTTGATGACTTTGATAGGCGGATTGAATTTCAATTCATTTTGCGAAATGATATGTTCTTCCGAGTATGCGGTTGTGCATAAAGCTGACAATACTACGAGAAAGAATATTTTGTTAAACATGTTGCAGACTCCGTTATCGTTCTAATTATTCAGGCAGCGTGACCTGAGCCAGTTTGGGATCCCATTTGCCCGTCAATGCCTTGAGAAACGCCACCAGGTCTTTTTTATCCTTTGCATCCAAATTGGCCTGAATAAAATTGGGTGACAAATTACTTTGTACGACACCCCCATTCGCATAGTGGTCCACCACTGCTTCCAGGGTGGCAGCGGAACCGTCATGAAAATAGGGCGCTGACTGGGCAATGTTGCGTAGTGGTGGAGTTTTAAATGCGCCTCGGGTCATTCCCACTTTGACTTGGTGGTGCCGGCCCAGGTCCGGGTTTTTCTTACCAAATGATGCTAAGCCAATGTTATGGAAACCGTTGTCGGTAAAACTGGGAGGGCGGTGACACACAGCGCAATTACCCTTGGACGGGTTTAAAAATATTTTAAAACCTCGAATTTGAGACGGCGTCATGGCTTTGTCGTCTCCCTGTAGCCAGTGGTCAAACGGAGAATTGTTGCTGACGACCATTCTTTGGTACATAGCCAAAGCCTTGGAAACACGGGTTTGGTTAATCCCCAAACCGTAAAATGCATCCTTAAAGGCGCTGACATATCCAGGAATGCCTTTTAATGTCTTCAACATGTTATTCACGGTGTTATGCATTTCTTCCGGGTTTACAATGGGACCCATAGCTTGATCTTCCAGTGTTTTGGCGCGTCCGTCCCACATGAGAATTTTATTAAAACCCACGTTTATAATCGTGGGTGTGGCACGCTTGAGTGTTTTGCCTTTATGACCTTTGGCTGTGGCCAATCCATCGGACCAGCCCAATTCGGGGTTATGGCAGGTGGCACAAGACATCGTGCCATCCCCACTGAGACGGGGGTCAAAAAACAACATTTTACCCAATTCAATTTTTTTCTTGTCAAAACGGTTACCACCCGGAGCCTGAGGCAGGTTGGGTAACAACCATTGACTTAAAATTTGTTTAGGCGCTTCACTGGATGTATCCATCAAGGATTCAGCCCATTGTGTCATGTCCTGCAGCTCTGCTGTGCGGCTGGTTGAGGGGAGCAAGAAACTAAATATGGAAAAAACTAAAACCAGTCCTATTTGCCGAAGCATTATCGTCGTCCTTTCAATCTATTATGGTACGCTGATGAAAACTATGGTTATTATAAGTCAATCAATTATTTTTATTGTATTAAATAATTAGACAGATTTTAAAGCATTTTGGGTGATTTGTTGACTATTTACCAAAAGAGTAAGTAGCCGATGCGAAGACTAAACGGAATAATGATAAGGCAGCGTGTTTATGACTCTGGATAATATATCGAAATTACGAAATGAGTTCATCTTTGACTAATTGCATGGCCTCCTCTGTGCGGTCTGTGCAAATGGCTGCAAGACTTTGATTATTGTCACTGCGAATTATGCGAATACTGCGTAAATTGATTTGGGCCTCTTTGAAGCGACGAGCGATCTGCGCCAGGGCGCCGGGTTTGTCATCCAGACGAATGAGAATCACATCTTCTGTCAACGCTTTGATGTCGGGTAGGCGGTTGAGCAGGTTTAAGGCGTCATCGTAGCGATCTACGGTGAGTATGATTACACCGGTGTCGGCGTAGCCATCACCAGTAAGTGATTCTATGTTAATGTTTTCTGCGGCCAGCGCTTCGGTGATTTCCGCAACCACCCCCGGCCGATTTTGAGCTACGATAGTGATTTGTTTCACGCCCTTATCCTCATGGTGTCTGCTTTTGCTCGTTGACAATATCCGCGATCAGCGCATCAATATGTTCCCGGGTAACATGAGGCATGGTAACAATATGGGCAATATTGTTCTGAACTGCAAGTTGCCAGGTTTCCAGGATTCTTTGTGGGGGTCGTGGAATAACAACCGTAATGGAATTGGTGTTGCGCCAGGCGTTTATACCAACGGCACGAAACTGTGCGATAGCATAGTCGGCGATTTGCAAACAAGCGGCAATAATTTTTCTAAAGCCTTCGAACTTTACGGTTTTTAAGGCATACCAGAGAAACAGCGGCGTCACCGCATTGCGGGAGCCGCTCAAGGTGGTATCCAGAGTGCCAACGTACTCTATAGATCGAGCGATTCGGTCCACATTGGTTTTTTTAGCCAGCACGACTCCGCATGGTATGGGGGAGCCAATCATTTTATGGCCGCTGATGGATATGCTGTCTATGCCGGCATCAAAATCGTAATCAGGCGGATTGTTTATAAACGGTAATATCATTCCGCTTAGGGCGGCGTCCACGTGGATGTAATAGTTGGGGATGGCCAGATTATGCAAAATCTCTCGAATTTTTACCACGTTATCCAAGGCACCTTTCATGGTAGTACCAATATTGGCGAAAATGATGGGAGTGACATCCCGGTGGATCCGGATGGTTTCGTACAGATCCTCGTAGTCCATTTCTCCGTTTTCCTGACTTTTTATCATAATGTTGCGTACATGCAACACTCGTAAACTCTTGGAAACGCTATAGTGGGTGTCTTCTGAGTAATACAGCATGCCATCAGGGTAGAGTTCTCGTGCCAGGAAGATGCCGTACATATTACCCTCGGTCCCACCGTTGGTGATGTAACCCCAGGTATCCGCAGTAGCATGAGTCCACTGGGAAAATATGTGCAATACTTCCCGTTCGATTTCATGGGTATTCAAATGAAACAAAGTGGGAACAAAGGGGTCGCCGACATTATTCAGAGGGTAACTAAGAAAGGGGAATAGGGGGCTGTAATCAAAATTGCAGGTGCACGGGTATCCCAGGAAGTGATTGGATTCCACCTTGATCTGCTGCAACAGCGTGTGCAGCTTGTTTTGGTCGTCCTTGCTCAAATCATCAAATTGCCAGACCATGTTTTT contains the following coding sequences:
- the rluC gene encoding 23S rRNA pseudouridine(955/2504/2580) synthase RluC codes for the protein MKKLSVVNSNNPQFITVNEEEEAQRIDNYLIKLLKNVPKSHIYRILRKGEVRVNKGRVKAAYRIQVGDIVRIPPIKLQITPVVTAGVKQLAWIDSSIVYEDSKLLIINKPSGLAVHGGSGISLGVIECLRQARPDAPLLELVHRLDRETSGCLLIAKKRSALRYLHQLFQTNQIQKTYVALVQGPWSGGVQHVKAALTKNMLSSGERIVRVDAQGKQAHSIFEPLEVFKNSTLVRVRLKTGRTHQIRVHASHIGHPIAGDEKYGDKEFNKIMKQHHVKRLFLHAQSLRFIHPDTDEVLLVEAPLHTDLTTVLEDLQRT
- a CDS encoding HAD-IA family hydrolase, which encodes MAVGYELLIFDWDGTLIDSEKNIIRCMQLALEDIGAQTREPDAISHIIGLGLAEAIEALCPELKPAQRSQLVERYRYHFLSSEPSEPFAGVAVTLNALVDRGYYLAVATGKGRVGLDKALAETGFKPHFHVTRCADETRSKPHPQMVLEIMDFVGVDAHQALMIGDTVYDLDMATNAGMDSAAVLYGVHAAEKLQACNPIVCLQSMTELLPWLEQRA
- a CDS encoding S49 family peptidase, with amino-acid sequence MSDLERNEGGLARPDPQNNSQTQNPASDVSPDWERDLLNRLAFASVNEQRRARRWGIFFKSLTFLYLLMFFLVMPGDWKSPDSSKEHTALVQVEGVIGPDSEASADIIIGGLRAAFKNKNSKAVILRINSPGGSPVQSGYVYDEIKRLRKKYQDKKLYAVITDMCASGGYYIAAAADEIYADKASLVGSIGVLINSFGFVDAMKKLGVERRMYTAGKNKGILDPFSPVKPSDRKHIDKMLQGIHQQFIQSVKDGRGDKLKQSPELFSGLFWNGDEGVKLGLVDALGSSSYVAREVVGAEKIVNYTPRSDFLERFADRLGASFAKMMVQLVGTGAQSADLF
- a CDS encoding aminotransferase class V-fold PLP-dependent enzyme produces the protein MHLEDEFLLNQSLIYLNHAAVAPWPERTRKAVCDFAQENLFVGAKNYPRWMETEWELRRKIQTLIHAPNTDDVALLKNTSEALSVVAYGLDWQPGDNVVISDMEFPSNRIVWESLHRYGVQTRYATLSESKDGTDAAQRIIDQCNDNTRLVSISSVQYSNGLKPNLRTIGAHCRQHEILFCVDAIQSVGALQFDVEADHIDFAMADGHKWMLGPEGLAFFYCRESLISQLKLHQFGWHMTEDFLNFDQTQWQAASSARRFECGSPNMLGIHALDASLSLLLQYGLEAVESDVVANSRYAMDFILNSDTLQLLTPEQEHLSGIVSFRHVHANTESVFRHLTDNNVVCAIRGGGIRFSPHFYTPRQALQQALELAAGV
- a CDS encoding lytic transglycosylase domain-containing protein yields the protein MSQASSLSSRRLIRLLVLCLGAGLMLPVSANVPDKPVERRHFEDAVVALEDDNLELFRQLAEKNRNYVLYPYLQYYELRKRVEQAEAKEIRGFLDKYRDLPFSSALRAQWLSHLAKTKNWSLYRQFYTDQVRNDLQCHHFTASLADTLSKKQLQQVLDRAEKQWLNGHKDRAECKPIFEALQSYGRITTALRWQRIELAMKVGNLKLAGQLSEPFGSRDKKLVRLWQEVYKKPEKLFTHREMRRNSLVKRKIAFHGIQRLAKRDVEAAGKLWNTAKRRFPFEKDQKLEMARFLALRAAYQSKPNALKLLKQLPQDVSDFSDKQLRARVALKHQNWTELMGAIKAMASVSKEAKWQYWQARAWEQLGQKDKAISQFERLATQTNYYGFLSADRVKKPYQITSEPLRRDEAALAMLRKDPGVQRTKELYALDRITEARREWNQVIAKLDENLTKLAALLAHDWQWHDNAILTVAKTGHRKDLNLRFPTPFRDLIYETAESYGLDPEWVYGVTRRESAFNTYARSSAGAMGLMQILPSTARIQSKSLGMAKPSYKDLFESERNIVLGSSYLNKMLQRFSGNQVVATAAYNAGPNRVSKWLPKDGDKVEADIWVDTIPYKETREYVRAVMAYAVIFEWRLNQTITPLHKRMENF
- a CDS encoding phosphoribulokinase, which codes for MSARHPIIAITGSSGLGTTVTQNAFTDIFRRLGINASYVLGNGFRRYEADQVVEEFKAAAAAGRPISHFGPETNLFDRLESLFREYARKGTGLSREYIANEEQSVRFGRPIGTYSNWEDIPTGDLLFYEGQHGACIEATWSMRSMSASHNPVVINERHKLDVRQDAGVDIARWVDLLIGIVPCVNMEWIEKIHRDGKTRQRSADEVTTSILRRLPDYVRYITPQFSLTDINFQRVPLVDTSNPFISLDVPGHDESLVVIRFREPYRYDFPRLLNLIDKAYMSRPNTMVIPGGEMENAIDVICTPLVQELMEKKRQQEMV
- a CDS encoding plastocyanin/azurin family copper-binding protein, which codes for MFNKIFFLVVLSALCTTAYSEEHIISQNELKFNPPIKVIKPGDTLTFRNSDSVVHNIISQTEEFQFDLGKFKPGMMRSLQFKSKGVVDIECTVHPSMKMTLFIF